The following are from one region of the Clupea harengus unplaced genomic scaffold, Ch_v2.0.2, whole genome shotgun sequence genome:
- the cops4 gene encoding COP9 signalosome complex subunit 4 isoform X2 has translation MATGVRQELAQLMNSSGSHKDLAGKYRQILEKAIQFTEAEQLESLKAFVEAMVNENVSLVISRQLLSDFCVHLTTLPDSTSKAVCHFTLEKIQPRVISFEEQVASIRQHLATIYEKEEDWRNAAQVLVGIPLETGQKQYNVDYKLDTYLKIARLYLEDDDPVQAEAYINRASLLQNESTNEQLQVHYKVCYARVLDYRRKFIEAAQRYNELSYKSIVHETERLEALKHALHCTILASAGQQRSRMLATLFKDERCQQLSAYGILEKMYLDRIIRGNQLQEFAAMLMPHQKATTADGSSILDRAVIEHNLLSASKLYNNITFEELGALLEIPPAKAEKIASQMITEGRMNGFIDQIDGIVHFETREPLPTWDKQIQSLCFQVNNLLEKITLAAPEWTAQAMEAQMSQ, from the exons ATGGCGACAGGAGTGAGACAGGAGCTTGCCCAGCTGATGAATTCAAGCGGATCCCACAAGGATCTTGCCGGCAA ATATCGACAAATTCTGGAGAAGGCTATTCAGTTCACAGAGGCAGAACAATTAGAATCCCTCAAGGCCTTTGTGGAAGCTA TGGTCAATGAGAACGTCAGCTTAGTGATCTCCAGACAGCTACTGAGCGACTTCTGCGTACACCTGACCACCCTCCCCGACAGCACGTCCAAGGCCGTCTGCCACTTCACCCTGGAGAAGATCCAACCCAGGGTCATCTCCTTTGAGGAGCAG GTGGCTTCGATAAGGCAGCACCTCGCCACAATTtatgagaaggaggaggactgGAGGAACGCTGCTCAGGTGTTGGTGGGCATTCCCCTTGAAACAGGACAGAA aCAGTATAATGTAGATTATAAACTGGACACATATCTTAAGATTGCCCGTCTCTATCTGGAAGATGATGACCCTGTCCAGGCGGAGGCTTACATCAACCGTGCCTCACTGCTGCAGAACGAGTCCACCAACGAACAGCTGCAAGTTCATTACAAG GTGTGCTACGCCAGAGTCCTTGACTACAGAAGGAAGTTCATCGAGGCAGCACAGCGTTACAACGAGCTCTCGTACAAATCCATCGTCCATGAGACCGAGCGCCTCGAGGCCCTTAAGCACGCACTCCACTGCACCATACTGGCCTCAGCAG gccAGCAGCGCTCCCGTATGTTGGCGACCCTCTTCAAAGACGAGCGGTGCCAACAGCTGTCGGCGTACGGCATCCTGGAGAAGATGTACCTGGACCGCATCATCAGGGGCAACCAGCTGCAGGAGTTTGCTGCCATGCTGATGCCTCACCAGAAGGCCACCACCGCAGACG GTTCCAGCATCCTGGACCGGGCCGTGATCGAGCACAACCTGCTCTCAGCCAGCAAGCTCTACAACAACATTACCTTTGAGGAACTAGGAGCTCTTCTAGAGATTCCCCCAGCTAAA gctgaaAAGATTGCCTCACAGATGATCACAGAAGGTCGAATGAACGGCTTCATAGACCAAATAGATGGAattgttcattttgaaa CCCGTGAGCCCCTGCCCACCTGGGACAAGCAGATCCAGTCGTTGTGCTTCCAGGTGAACAACCTGCTCGAGAAGATCACCCTGGCGGCCCCTGAGTGGACAGCCCAGGCCATGGAGGCCCAGATGTCCCAATAA
- the cops4 gene encoding COP9 signalosome complex subunit 4 isoform X1, whose translation MATGVRQELAQLMNSSGSHKDLAGKYRQILEKAIQFTEAEQLESLKAFVEAMVNENVSLVISRQLLSDFCVHLTTLPDSTSKAVCHFTLEKIQPRVISFEEQVASIRQHLATIYEKEEDWRNAAQVLVGIPLETGQKQYNVDYKLDTYLKIARLYLEDDDPVQAEAYINRASLLQNESTNEQLQVHYKVCYARVLDYRRKFIEAAQRYNELSYKSIVHETERLEALKHALHCTILASAGQQRSRMLATLFKDERCQQLSAYGILEKMYLDRIIRGNQLQEFAAMLMPHQKATTADGSNEFSCGSPSGSSILDRAVIEHNLLSASKLYNNITFEELGALLEIPPAKAEKIASQMITEGRMNGFIDQIDGIVHFETREPLPTWDKQIQSLCFQVNNLLEKITLAAPEWTAQAMEAQMSQ comes from the exons ATGGCGACAGGAGTGAGACAGGAGCTTGCCCAGCTGATGAATTCAAGCGGATCCCACAAGGATCTTGCCGGCAA ATATCGACAAATTCTGGAGAAGGCTATTCAGTTCACAGAGGCAGAACAATTAGAATCCCTCAAGGCCTTTGTGGAAGCTA TGGTCAATGAGAACGTCAGCTTAGTGATCTCCAGACAGCTACTGAGCGACTTCTGCGTACACCTGACCACCCTCCCCGACAGCACGTCCAAGGCCGTCTGCCACTTCACCCTGGAGAAGATCCAACCCAGGGTCATCTCCTTTGAGGAGCAG GTGGCTTCGATAAGGCAGCACCTCGCCACAATTtatgagaaggaggaggactgGAGGAACGCTGCTCAGGTGTTGGTGGGCATTCCCCTTGAAACAGGACAGAA aCAGTATAATGTAGATTATAAACTGGACACATATCTTAAGATTGCCCGTCTCTATCTGGAAGATGATGACCCTGTCCAGGCGGAGGCTTACATCAACCGTGCCTCACTGCTGCAGAACGAGTCCACCAACGAACAGCTGCAAGTTCATTACAAG GTGTGCTACGCCAGAGTCCTTGACTACAGAAGGAAGTTCATCGAGGCAGCACAGCGTTACAACGAGCTCTCGTACAAATCCATCGTCCATGAGACCGAGCGCCTCGAGGCCCTTAAGCACGCACTCCACTGCACCATACTGGCCTCAGCAG gccAGCAGCGCTCCCGTATGTTGGCGACCCTCTTCAAAGACGAGCGGTGCCAACAGCTGTCGGCGTACGGCATCCTGGAGAAGATGTACCTGGACCGCATCATCAGGGGCAACCAGCTGCAGGAGTTTGCTGCCATGCTGATGCCTCACCAGAAGGCCACCACCGCAGACG GTTCTAATGAGTTCTCCTGCGGTTCCCCCTCAGGTTCCAGCATCCTGGACCGGGCCGTGATCGAGCACAACCTGCTCTCAGCCAGCAAGCTCTACAACAACATTACCTTTGAGGAACTAGGAGCTCTTCTAGAGATTCCCCCAGCTAAA gctgaaAAGATTGCCTCACAGATGATCACAGAAGGTCGAATGAACGGCTTCATAGACCAAATAGATGGAattgttcattttgaaa CCCGTGAGCCCCTGCCCACCTGGGACAAGCAGATCCAGTCGTTGTGCTTCCAGGTGAACAACCTGCTCGAGAAGATCACCCTGGCGGCCCCTGAGTGGACAGCCCAGGCCATGGAGGCCCAGATGTCCCAATAA